The Diadema setosum chromosome 4, eeDiaSeto1, whole genome shotgun sequence genome window below encodes:
- the LOC140227426 gene encoding uncharacterized protein, with the protein MADSLWLLAHKSSSVSTERSRRRRPTKFTKLQLETLEVEFSRDRYPDIVSREKLAAAFVLTEARIRVWFQNRRARSRRAARTSDPVQPVSGMRHIDNEFAEPEVEYSRKRKRSSTCDVIDQENTPPPKKFDINDSPMSVDFLSRSSRSPDSWSTFRISDESDVINLQQTTSHRKQQGANNPLMSVDFLSRSSRQTSSYSSTKASFYYTPAPFNTPIGHRFVYIIPS; encoded by the exons ATGGCTGATTCCCTCTGGTTGCTCGCCCACAAGTCGTCGTCCGTTTCTACTGAACGTTCACGTCGTCGACGTCCGACCAAGTTCACCAAACTGCAGCTGGAGACACTCGAGGTCGAATTCAGCAGAGACCGATATCCTGACATCGTTTCTAGAGAGAAACTGGCCGCAGCATTTGTTCTCACCGAAGCCAGGATTCGA GTCTGGTTCCAGAATCGTCGTGCACGTTCCCGCCGAGCCGCCCGTACTTCCGATCCAGTTCAACCAGTTTCCGGGATGAGACACATCGACAACGAATTCGCAGAACCTGAGGTAGAATACAGTAGGAAGCGAAAGCGATCTTCGACATGCGATGTCATCGACCAGGAGAACACACCGCCTCCCAAGAAGTTCGACATCAACGACTCACCGATGTCAGTCGATTTCCTGTCTCGTAGCAGCCGATCACCGGATTCCTGGTCGACTTTCCGTATCAGCGATGAGAGTGACGTCATCAATTTGCAGCAGACGACATCTCATCGAAAGCAGCAGGGCGCCAACAATCCCTTGATGTCTGTAGACTTCCTCTCCCGAAGCAGCCGACAGACTTCTTCGTATTCATCGACAAAAGCGAGTTTCTACTACACACCGGCTCCATTCAACACGCCCATTGGTCATCGTTTTGTCTACATCATACCATCCTGA